ATCACGATGTCGTGCGGCACGCCGTGCGCGTTGAACGTCGCCAGCGCGAACTCGCCCAGCGTGACCGGATGATCGATCAGTTCGTCGTAGTTCTGCGCGCGGTATTCGCCGAAGCCGTAGCGCTTGGTGCCGCGCGCTTCCGGCAACGCGGTGGCGACGCGCCAGTTACGGTACGCCGAGCCGTCCGGCTTCTGGATATCGACCACGCATTGCGCTTCCTCGTGGCCGAGCGGCGCGAGGAACACGCTGGTGCCGTTGAAGAAACCGGTGGTGTCGTCCAGATGCGCGGCGCGCACCGACAGATCCCACGCGTACACCTCGTAGCGCAACGTGAGCGCGCCTTTTACGGGCGCGGCCTGCCACGTGTGCTTGTCGGTCTTTTCGACACGTACCTTGCGGCCCGCGTCGTTGACCGCGCGCAGCGTGACGATGTTGCGCGCGAACTCGCGCACCATGTAGCTGCCCGGAATCCACACCGGCAGCATGAAGCGCTGCCCCGCCGGATCGGGATCGGCGACGGTCACGGTGACTTCGAACAGATGGGCGGCGGGTTGCTTCGGAACGATGGTGTAGCGGATCGGCTTCATCGGCGGGCTTGGGAGAGATGAGGGAGAGGTGAGGCGAAGATTTTAAGGCTGGATGTGAAAGGAGGCGCACTGCGCGCCTCCTTTCCGACCGATGACGTGTGTTGCGTGACGCGCGTTAGATGACGCGTGCTGCCGTCGTCAGCCAGCTCAATGCACCGCGGACATTTCCTTGTCCAGCCGGTCGGCCGGCACGGCGCCCGGCAGGCGGCGGCCGTCGGCGAGGAACACCGTGGGCGTGCCGTCCACGTTCATTGCGTGGCCGAGCGCGAGGTTCTTGTCGATCGCGGCGGTGTCGCAGGTGCCGGCGGCGGTCGGCGCCTGATGGTCCTGCATCCACGATTCCCACGCCTTGGCGCGATCCGCCGAGCACCAGATCGACTTCGACTTGACGGTCGAATCCGGCGACAACACCGGGTACAGGAAGGTGTAGACCGTCACGTTGTCCATCGACTTCAGCGTGGTTTCGAGCTGCTTGCAGTACGGGCAGTTCGGATCGGAGAACACGGCGATCTTGCGCGCGCCGTTGCCCTTCACGACCTTCACCGCGTTCGCGAACGGCAGGCTCGCGAAATCGATGCGGTTGGTTTCCGACAGGCGCGCTTCGGTCAGATTCTTGCGGGTCTTCGCGTCGACCATGTCGCCGAGCAGCAAGTAGTCGCCGTTCGCGTCGCTATAGACGATCTGCGAGCCGAGGTTCACCTCGTAGATGCCGGCGATCGGCGTCTTCGACACGCTCTTGATCGTCACGTCGGCCAGGCGCGTTTGCAGCGTGGCCTTGATCTTGTCGGTGGTCTGGTCGGCCTGCGCGGAGCAGCCGAGCGTGAAAGCGGCGATCGCGAACGCGGCGGCCGCCATGCGGAAGGTCTTTTTCATGCTGAAGTCCTGTTCTGTCGCGCGAATCGCGCGTTTGACGAGGGCGCCCGCAGGCGCCTTGGCGACGGTCACGATCTGACCCGACCGGCGCCGATCCGCTCATGATACCCGTCTCGCCGGCGTCGGCGGGCCGGGCGGCACGTCAGTGGGGGCGAAGCGTACGCACCGGGTGACGCAACCTAGCCCAGCGCGGCCGACACCAGCCAGCGCTTGATGAACGGCTGCGCGCCGACGAACGCCATGCCGGTGTTGCGCAGTGCCTTGGCGAACGGGCCGGGTGCGGCGAAGAGTTTCTGCAGACCGTCGGTGGCGATCATCAGCGCGCGGATGTCTTCGCGACGCGCGCGTTCGTAGCGGCGCAGCAGCACCATGTCGCCGAGATCGCGGAACGCTTCCTTGCCCGCGACGGTGTCGGCCAGCGCCGCGACGTCGCGCAAACCGAGATTCATGCCCTGCCCCGCCAGCGGATGGATCAGATGCGCGGCATCGCCGACCAGCGCGACGCGCGGTGCCACCAGGCGATCCACCGTCTGCAGCGCGAGCGGGAAGCCTTGCGCGGGCGTCACGCATTCGAGCGCGCCGAACTGGCCGCCGGTCACGCGCTCCACTTCGGCGGCGAGTTGCGCCGGATCGAGCGCGACCAGTTGCTCCGCGTGTTCCGTGCGCGCCGACCAGACCAGCGACACGTGACCGTCCGGCATCGGCAGCAGCGCGACGATTTCGCCGTCCTTGAACCATTGGTATGCGGTTTCGCCGTGCGGCTTTTCCGCCTTGAAGTTCGCCACCACGCCGGTCTGCCGGTAGTCGCGACGCTGCATCTTCGAGTTGATCTGCGCGCGCACCCATGAATGCGCGCCGTCCGCGCCGACCACCAGATCCGCGTCGAGCACGTTGCCGTTCGCGAGACCGACGCTGGCGCTGTCGGCGGTGAAGTCCAGCGCCTGCGCGCGCGTGTCGATCCACGTGAGGTTCGGCTGGAAGCGCAACGCGGCATCCAGCGCGCGTTCGATCACCGCCGACTCGACGATCCACGCCAGTTGCGGCACCGACGCCTGAAACGCGGAGAAGTGCAGTTCGGCGTGCGCATCGCCGTAGACGCGCATGTCGTACACCGGCCCGAGCCGCGCCAGATCGAGCGCCTGCCAGACCCGCAGGCGTTCGAGCAGCGCCTGCGAACTCGACGACAGCGCGTAGACCCGCGAGTCGAACACGGCGCCGGCGGGCAGCGCCGCGCACGGTTGCGCGAGCAGCGCCACGCGCAGTCCGCCCTGGGTCAACGCCAACGCCGCGGTCTTGCCGACGAGCCCGCCGCCGATCACGGCGACATCAAAGGTCTGGTGGTGTGCGTTCATGCGCGCATTATAGCTGCGGGGGTTGCAAGGGACGGATCGGCGCACACGGCATATTGGCCGGGGACAAGGTCCGTGCCGATTGCCACGCGCGCCGTGCCACGCGCGGCGTGTTCGTGCGAATTGCCGCGAATTCCCGCGAATTGCGCGGGGCGTGCGCTACTGCGACTGGCCTTGCGCGGCGTGTGCCGCATGGGACTCGCGCAGCCGCAGAAAGTCGCTGTCGGACGACAGCAGTTGCCATGCGCTCGATTCGAGATTCGCTTTCCGGTCGCGCTGGTCGCTGCGCACCATGCAGTCGGGAAAGACGCGGTCGTAGACGCGCCAGAGCGAGTCGAAGTCGTTGGCATCGGCGAAGCCGGCGATGCGGCGTTTGTCGTCGAGCGTGAGCTGGCTCGACATGCAGTCGATCGTCTGCCGGTCGGTGCCGGCGCGCGCTTCGTCGTAATCGGGCACCAGCGCGACGGTCACGGCACCCGCGACGCCAATGCCCACGGCCCATCCCAGCCATTTTGTTATTGTCATGGTCCCTCCTCGGAAAGGGCTCTGGCGGCCCTGAAGAACCATCCTACATTAGTCGGATCATTGATCCGGGACGCATGGAGCCTTGCGTTGCGTGCCGATTCCTCGCTGCGCGCCATGGCATCGGGCGACGTCCGGTTTGCCGCGTCCGGCTCCAGAACGCGACAGGAACCCGGCGGCAACCCGATAAGAAGCCGATCCGGACGGGTTACAATTGCGCTTTCCGTGACGGGACGCGCCCGGAATCGTCGAGGCTCCGCCCCGATCCTGCGTCCTGTCCCGCTCCGCTGCGGTCCGCCGCCTCGCTCACTGCGAAGGCTCGAGGTTTTTCGAATCCTGCACACAGCGTCGAGCGCATCACGCCAACTTAATGATTCACTGAAGGATTTCCATGAGCCTCAAATGCGGCATCGTCGGCCTGCCTAACGTCGGCAAGTCCACCCTGTTCAACGCGCTGACCAAGGCGGGCATCGCGGCGGAAAACTACCCGTTCTGCACGATCGAGCCGAATGTCGGTGTCGTCGAGGTGCCGGACGCGCGTCTGAAGGCGCTCGCCGAGATCGTCAAGCCGGAGCGCATCCTGCCGGCGGTGGTGGAATTCGTCGACATCGCCGGTCTGGTGGCCGGTGCGAGCAAGGGCGAAGGCCTCGGCAACCAGTTCCTCGCGAACATCCGCGAGACGGACGCGATCACGCACGTGGTGCGCTGTTTCGAGGACGACAACGTGATTCACGTCGCGAACAAGGTCGATCCGCTGTCGGACATCGAAGTGATCAACACGGAACTGGCGCTGGCCGACCTCGCGACGGTCGAAAAGGCGCTGACGCGCTATTCGAAGGCAGCCAAGTCGGGCAACGACAAGGAAGCCGCGAAAAATGCGGCGGTGCTCGAAAAGGTCCGCGTGCAGCTCGACCAGGCCAAGCCGGTGCGCGCGCTGGATCTCACGGACGAAGAAAAAGCCACGCTCAAGCCGTTCTGCCTGATCACCGCGAAGCCGACCATGTACGTCGCGAACGTGAAGGACGACGGCTTCGAGAACAACCCGCACCTGGACGCGGTGGCGAAATTCGCGGCAGCGGAAAACGCGCCGGTGGTGGCGGTGTGCGCGGCGATCGAAGCGGAAATCGCCGACCTCGACGAAGCGGACATGGAAGTGTTCCTGGCCGACATGGGCATGGAAGAGCCGGGCCTGAACCGCGTGATTCGCGCGGGTTTCAAGCTGCTGGGCTTGCAGACGTATTTCACGGCGGGCGTGAAGGAAGTGCGCGCGTGGACGATTCATATCGGCGATACCGCGCCGCAGGCGGCGGGCGCGATCCACACGGACTTCGAGCGCGGGTTTATTCGCGCGCAGACTATCGCGTACAACGACTACATCACCTACAAGGGCGAGCAAGGCGCGAAGGAAGCCGGGAAGATGCGCGCGGAAGGTAAGGAATACGTCGTGCACGACGGGGATGTGATGAACTTCCTGTTCAACGTCTAAGCATCCGCCATCCGGTCGGGTTCATCGAGACAATCCGCCCCGCAGCGAAAAGCCCGTTTTATAGCGGGCTTTTTTTCAATCTGGACTCTGGCCGGAAGAATGAAACCCATGACCGCAAACGATCTGCTCCAGAAAGTGCTCGCATTTCGCGACGCCCGCGACTGGCAGCAATTTCACACGCTACGCAATCTGATCGTGTCGACCAGCATCGAAGCCGGCGAGTTGCTGGAAACGGTTCAATGGAAGACCGATTCCGAAATAGACGCGTTGCTGCTCGATCCGCAGAAGAAAAAACATCTGGAACAGGAATGCGCGGATGTGTTTATTTATCTGATGCTGGTCGCCCACACGGCGGGCTTCGATCTGGTCGAAGCCGCCATGGAGAAAGTCGCGCTGAACGAGGAGCGTTATCCGGTCGAGAAGTCCAAAGGCAACGCGACGAAGTATTCGGACCTTTGATCAACGCACCACGCCGCCTCACCCGTTACGATCCATCCGCCACATCACCTCGTCCGCACCGCAGCGGCAACGCGATGCCCTCCCGCACCGCGACCATCTTCGACGGCGAATCGGCCAGCACCGCATCCACACCGAGACACGCGGCCGCCCGATAATCCGCCGCGTCGTTCACCGCAATCGCGACGATTTCCACCGCCGGCTTCTGCCTGAAACAGGCAACGGTAGCCGGCGTCCACATCGTGGCCTGCACCTCGGACTGCCCTTCGCCCAACGTGAACTTCTCCACCACCGTCAGCGCGCGGTGCAGTTCGAACGCGGTCATCGCATGCTCGGCCGGCGCGTCGACGCAGCCTTGATGCAAGAGCACCCGCACGAGGCGCCCGCGCGTGGCGTCGCGCGACTCGAACAATCTCGCTTGCGGATAGGCCGCAAAGCTCCGCTGATAATCCGCTTCGGTCGAATAGATCGACACGCGCGACCACGCATTTTCCTCGTCGAGCACGCGCGCCACGGCGCCGGTTTGCGCGTCGGCGGGCAACGCCTTCATGTCCAGAATGACCGGCATGGTTCGCGGCACGGCGCGCAACGCGTCGCGCAGCGTCGGTATGCCGAGCGGACGATCGCGATACGGATAGGTATCGCCGACGCGAAAACTCCACCCCGCATTCACGCGCGCGAGTTCAGCCGCGGTGTAACCGGACACCGGCCCCTTCGCATCGGTCAGCGAAGACAGATCGGCCGGACGATACAGCACCGGCACGCCGTCCTTGCTCAACTGCACGGTCAACCACATCACATCCGCGCGATGCTCGACGGCGAGGCGAATCGCTTCGAGCGTATTTTCCGGCGCGTCGCCGGTGCCACCGCGGTGCGCGATGATTCGGGGCAACGTCGTCACCTGCTTCGTGGCGTCGTGCGAATTGGCCGGGGGCGCCAACGAACACGCCACCAAGGCGAGTCCAAGGATCGAACCGGCCACCACTCGTTGCATGAAAACAAGCATCTGGAATCCTTATTAAAAGCCGCCACAACAAACACCACAACATCATGGCGCGACGTCAAATCAAACGATCCACGCACGTCATGCCGTATCGCACGTGCCGACCTCGTGAACAAGTCCCTACCCGCCATTCATCTTGCCGGCTTGCCGCCGCCCGCGTCCAGCAAGCCGCACCGCGCGTTGACCTTCCGCAAATAACGCCGCTCAGACGACTAGAGCGTTTCATATTTCTTTTTCGTGACACCCGATGTTAAATTCCCGCAAGCGACCCACCCGCCCACCAGCGAGCCAGCCGACCGGCCGCCGACGCGGGACTGTCATCGAACACAAATAGAATCGCGCGATTCGCAACCGCGCCCGTTCTCTCCAGGAGACACATCGATGAGTTTGAAGCCGCTTTTCCGTACGCTTTCCATGGCCGCCGTATTGAGCGTCGGCGTCAGCCAGGCGGCTCAGGCCGCCACCGAAATCCAGTTCTGGCACGGCATGGAAGCCGCGTTGGGCGAACGTCTGAACGACATCGCCAACGCTTTTAACGCGTCGCAAAGCGACTACAAGATTGTCCCGGTCTTCAAGGGCTCCTACGACCAGACGCTCGCCGCCGGCATCGCCGCGTATCGCGCGGGCAATGCCCCGGCGATTCTGCAAGTCTACGAAGTCGGCACCGCGACGATGATGCAGGCGAAGAAAGCGATCATCCCGGTCTCGGACGTCTTCAAGCAAGCCGGCGTACCGCTCGACGAGAAAGCGTTCGTGCCGACCATCGCGAGTTATTACAGCGACTCGAAGACCGGTCAGCTGATCTCGATGCCGTTCAACAGCTCGACGCCGGTGCTGTACTACAACAAGGACGCCTTCAAGAAAGCCGGCCTCGATCCGAACCAGCCGCCCAAGACCTGGGCCGACGTGGAAGCCGACGCGCAGAAGCTGAAGGCGTCGGGCATGTCGTGCGGTTATTCGTCGGGCTGGCAGAGCTGGATTCAACTCGAGAACTACAGCGCGTGGCATGGCGCACCGTTCGCGTCGAAGAACAACGGCTTCGACGGCGCCGACGCACAGCTCGAGTTCAACAAGCCGCTGCAGGTCGCGCACATCCAGTTCCTGCAGAAGATGCAGAAGGAAGGCACGTTCACCTACGTCGGCCGCAAGGACGAACCGGTGTCGAAGTTCTATAGCGGCGACTGCGGGATCATCACGAACTCGTCGGGCTCGCTGGCCACCATCAAGAAGTACGCGAAGTTCAACTTCGGCACCGGCATGATGCCGTACGACGCGAGCGTGAAGGGCGCGCCGCAGAACGCGATCATCGGCGGTGCGAGTCTGTGGGTGCTGTCGGGCAAGGATCCGGCGGTGTACAAGGGCGTCGCGCAGTTCCTCGCGTATCTGTCGTCGGCGCCGGTGGCCGCGAAGTGGCACCAGGACACCGGCTATCTGCCGATCACCACGGCCGCTTATCAGTTGACGCAGCAGCAGGGCTTCTACGAGAAGAATCCGGGCAGCGACACCGCGATCAAGCAGATGCTGAACAAACCGCCGCTGCCGTACACGAAGGGTCTGCGTCTGGGCAACATGCCGCAGATCCGCACGGTCATCGACGAAGAGCTCGAACAGGTGTGGGCGGACAAGAAGACGCCGCAACAGGCGCTCGATTCGTCGGTGTCGCGTGGCGACGAACTGCTGCGCCGCTTCGAGAAGGCCGGCAACTAAGTGGCCATCTGGCCACGAGCCGGCAGGGTTCCGGCGCACTCGCACCGGAACCCGCAACACTAGCGCAACGTTAGGAATCTTCGATGGACAAGCGCTCCCGCTTCGGCACCAGCCTGCTGCCCTATCTGCTGGTCGCACCGCAACTCGCGATCACGCTGCTGTTCTTTCTGTGGCCCGCCGGCGAGGCGCTGTGGCAATCCACGCAGAGCCAGGACGCGTTCGGTACGTCGAGCGAGTTCGTCGGACTCGCGAACTTCAAGCAACTTTTCGCCGATCCGCTCTATCTGTCGTCGTTCTATACGACGCTGATCTTCTGCGCGCTCGTTACCGTGTCGGGCCTCGTGATTTCGCTGCTGCTGGCGGTCTGCGCGGATCGCGTGACGCGCGGCAAGAAGGCCTATCAAACGCTGCTGATCTGGCCGTACGCGGTGGCGCCCGCGATTGCCGCCGTGCTGTGGTCGTTCCTGTTCAACCCGAGCATCGGCCTTGTTACCTATGCGCTCGCGAAATACGGCATCGTGTGGAATCACGCGCTGAACGCGGGGCAGGCGATGTTTCTCGTGGTGCTGGCCTCGGTCTGGCAACAGGTCAGCTATAACTTCCTGTTTTTCTACGCTGGCCTGCAGGCGATTCCGCGTTCGCTGATCGAAGCGGCGGCCATCGACGGCGCCGGCCCGGTGCGGCGTTTCTTCGGCATCGCGCTGCCGCTGCTGTCGCCGACCAGCTTCTTCCTGCTGGTCATCAACATCACGTACGCGTTCTTCGACACCTTCCCGGTGATCGACGCGGCCACCGGCGGCGGCCCCGCGCAATCCACCCGCACGCTGATCTACAAGATCTTCGCGGAAGGCTTCCAGGGGCTCGACATCGGCAGTTCCGGCGCGCAGTCCGTGGTGCTGATGCTGATCGTCGTCGCGTTGACGGTCGTGCAATTCCGATTCATCGAACGCAGGGTTCAATACTCATGATCGAGAACCGCCGCGGTTTCGACCTCTTCTGCCATGCGGTGCTGATTCTCGGCGTCGTGCTGGTGGTGTTCCCCGTCTACGTCGCGTTCTGCGCGGCGACCATGAGCGAGCACGAAGTGTTCAGCGTGCCGCTGTCGCTGGTGCCGAGCACGCATCTGTTCGAGAACATCGCGACCGTCTGGTCGCACGGCGCCGGCAACGCGGCCGCGCCGTTCGGCCGAATGCTGCTGAACAGCCTCGTGATGGCGCTGGTGATCGCGATCGGCAAGATCTCGGTGTCGATGATCTCCGCGTACGCGATCGTGTTTTTCCGCTTTCCGTTCCGCAATCTCGCGTTCTGGCTGATCTTCGTCACGCTGATGCTGCCGGTCGAGGTGCGCATTTTCCCGACCGTGCAGGTCGTCACGTCGATGCACCTGGGCAATACGTACAGCGGTCTGACCTTGCCGCTGATCGCATCGGCCACCGCGACTTTCCTGTTCCGCCAGTTCTTCATGACGCTGCCGGACGAACTGATGGAAGCGGCGCGCATCGACGGTGCAGGCGCGATGCGTTTCTTCTGGGACGTGGTGCTGCCGCTGTCGAAGACGAACATCGCCGCGCTGTTCGTGATCACTTTCATCTACGGCTGGAACCAGTATCTGTGGCCGATCCTGATCACGAGCCAGCAGTCGCTGACCACGGCGGTGGTCGGCATCAAGAGCATGATCGCGTCCGGCGACACCGCGACCGAATGGCACCTGGTGATGGCCTCGACCCTGCTCGCGATCCTGCCGCCGCTCGTGGTCGTATTGACGATGCAGCGCTGGTTCGTGCGCGGCCTCGTCGACGCGGAAAAGTAACGCACGTCGATGCCGCGAGCGGATGCTTGCGGCGTCGAACCTCGGCAACACGGAAGACATCGACTCACGTCCGCGCGCGACGCGACACGCAACGAAAGGCTAAAACGGCATGGCTGCACTGACTCTGCAAGGCGTTAAAAAAACCTACGACGGCAAACAGTTCGTGCTGCACGGCATCGACGTGGACGTCGCCGACGGCGAATTCGTCGTGATGGTCGGCCCGTCCGGCTGCGGCAAGTCCACCTTGCTGCGCATGGTCGCGGGACTCGAAGGCATCTCCGAGGGCAGCATGTCGATCGCCGGCAAGGTGGTCAACCAGCTGGAGCCGAAGGACCGCAACATCGCGATGGTGTTCCAGAACTACGCGCTGTATCCGCACATGAGCGTGGCCGAGAACATGGGCTACGCGCTGAAGATCGCGGGTGTCGATCGCGCGCAGATCGCGAAGCGCGTCGAAGCCGCCGCGCAGATTCTCGAACTCGGCGCCCTGCTGCAACGCAAGCCGCGCGAATTGTCGGGCGGCCAGCGGCAACGCGTCGCCATGGGCCGCGCGATCGTGCGCGAGCCGGCCGTGTTTCTGTTCGACGAACCGCTGTCGAATCTCGACGCGCGTCTACGCGTGCAGATGCGGCTCGAAATCCAGCGGCTTCACGCGCGCCTCGCCACCACCAGCCTCTACGTGACGCACGATCAGATCGAAGCGATGACGCTGGCGCAGCGCGTGATCGTGATGAACAAGGGACACGCCGAACAGATCGGTGCGCCGACCGAGGTCTACGAGCGGCCGGCCACGGTGTTCGTCGCGAGCTTCATCGGGTCGCCGGGCATGAACCTGCTGGACGGCCGGGTATCCGACGACGGCGCGCTGTTCGAAGTCGCCGGCAACGGTCCGAAGCTGCCGCTCGCGGGCGTGCCGTCGATCGGCCGGGAAGTCGCGGCGGGCCGCGAGTGGACGCTCGGCATCCGTCCCGAACACCTGACGCCGGGCGCCGCCGGCGCCGCGCAGGCGACGCTCACCGTCGACTCCTGCGAACTGCTCGGCGCGGACAACCTCGCGCACGGCCGCTGGGGTAATCACGACGTGACCGCGCGTTTGCCGCACGCGCACCGG
The sequence above is a segment of the Paraburkholderia sp. D15 genome. Coding sequences within it:
- the ugpE gene encoding sn-glycerol-3-phosphate ABC transporter permease UgpE, with product MIENRRGFDLFCHAVLILGVVLVVFPVYVAFCAATMSEHEVFSVPLSLVPSTHLFENIATVWSHGAGNAAAPFGRMLLNSLVMALVIAIGKISVSMISAYAIVFFRFPFRNLAFWLIFVTLMLPVEVRIFPTVQVVTSMHLGNTYSGLTLPLIASATATFLFRQFFMTLPDELMEAARIDGAGAMRFFWDVVLPLSKTNIAALFVITFIYGWNQYLWPILITSQQSLTTAVVGIKSMIASGDTATEWHLVMASTLLAILPPLVVVLTMQRWFVRGLVDAEK
- a CDS encoding glycerophosphodiester phosphodiesterase family protein, translating into MLVFMQRVVAGSILGLALVACSLAPPANSHDATKQVTTLPRIIAHRGGTGDAPENTLEAIRLAVEHRADVMWLTVQLSKDGVPVLYRPADLSSLTDAKGPVSGYTAAELARVNAGWSFRVGDTYPYRDRPLGIPTLRDALRAVPRTMPVILDMKALPADAQTGAVARVLDEENAWSRVSIYSTEADYQRSFAAYPQARLFESRDATRGRLVRVLLHQGCVDAPAEHAMTAFELHRALTVVEKFTLGEGQSEVQATMWTPATVACFRQKPAVEIVAIAVNDAADYRAAACLGVDAVLADSPSKMVAVREGIALPLRCGRGDVADGS
- a CDS encoding DsbC family protein; amino-acid sequence: MKKTFRMAAAAFAIAAFTLGCSAQADQTTDKIKATLQTRLADVTIKSVSKTPIAGIYEVNLGSQIVYSDANGDYLLLGDMVDAKTRKNLTEARLSETNRIDFASLPFANAVKVVKGNGARKIAVFSDPNCPYCKQLETTLKSMDNVTVYTFLYPVLSPDSTVKSKSIWCSADRAKAWESWMQDHQAPTAAGTCDTAAIDKNLALGHAMNVDGTPTVFLADGRRLPGAVPADRLDKEMSAVH
- a CDS encoding UbiH/UbiF family hydroxylase; amino-acid sequence: MNAHHQTFDVAVIGGGLVGKTAALALTQGGLRVALLAQPCAALPAGAVFDSRVYALSSSSQALLERLRVWQALDLARLGPVYDMRVYGDAHAELHFSAFQASVPQLAWIVESAVIERALDAALRFQPNLTWIDTRAQALDFTADSASVGLANGNVLDADLVVGADGAHSWVRAQINSKMQRRDYRQTGVVANFKAEKPHGETAYQWFKDGEIVALLPMPDGHVSLVWSARTEHAEQLVALDPAQLAAEVERVTGGQFGALECVTPAQGFPLALQTVDRLVAPRVALVGDAAHLIHPLAGQGMNLGLRDVAALADTVAGKEAFRDLGDMVLLRRYERARREDIRALMIATDGLQKLFAAPGPFAKALRNTGMAFVGAQPFIKRWLVSAALG
- a CDS encoding nucleotide pyrophosphohydrolase, encoding MTANDLLQKVLAFRDARDWQQFHTLRNLIVSTSIEAGELLETVQWKTDSEIDALLLDPQKKKHLEQECADVFIYLMLVAHTAGFDLVEAAMEKVALNEERYPVEKSKGNATKYSDL
- a CDS encoding sn-glycerol-3-phosphate import ATP-binding protein UgpC translates to MAALTLQGVKKTYDGKQFVLHGIDVDVADGEFVVMVGPSGCGKSTLLRMVAGLEGISEGSMSIAGKVVNQLEPKDRNIAMVFQNYALYPHMSVAENMGYALKIAGVDRAQIAKRVEAAAQILELGALLQRKPRELSGGQRQRVAMGRAIVREPAVFLFDEPLSNLDARLRVQMRLEIQRLHARLATTSLYVTHDQIEAMTLAQRVIVMNKGHAEQIGAPTEVYERPATVFVASFIGSPGMNLLDGRVSDDGALFEVAGNGPKLPLAGVPSIGREVAAGREWTLGIRPEHLTPGAAGAAQATLTVDSCELLGADNLAHGRWGNHDVTARLPHAHRPAAGEALQVALPAQHLHFFDPATGRRVN
- the ychF gene encoding redox-regulated ATPase YchF yields the protein MSLKCGIVGLPNVGKSTLFNALTKAGIAAENYPFCTIEPNVGVVEVPDARLKALAEIVKPERILPAVVEFVDIAGLVAGASKGEGLGNQFLANIRETDAITHVVRCFEDDNVIHVANKVDPLSDIEVINTELALADLATVEKALTRYSKAAKSGNDKEAAKNAAVLEKVRVQLDQAKPVRALDLTDEEKATLKPFCLITAKPTMYVANVKDDGFENNPHLDAVAKFAAAENAPVVAVCAAIEAEIADLDEADMEVFLADMGMEEPGLNRVIRAGFKLLGLQTYFTAGVKEVRAWTIHIGDTAPQAAGAIHTDFERGFIRAQTIAYNDYITYKGEQGAKEAGKMRAEGKEYVVHDGDVMNFLFNV
- the ugpB gene encoding sn-glycerol-3-phosphate ABC transporter substrate-binding protein UgpB; protein product: MSLKPLFRTLSMAAVLSVGVSQAAQAATEIQFWHGMEAALGERLNDIANAFNASQSDYKIVPVFKGSYDQTLAAGIAAYRAGNAPAILQVYEVGTATMMQAKKAIIPVSDVFKQAGVPLDEKAFVPTIASYYSDSKTGQLISMPFNSSTPVLYYNKDAFKKAGLDPNQPPKTWADVEADAQKLKASGMSCGYSSGWQSWIQLENYSAWHGAPFASKNNGFDGADAQLEFNKPLQVAHIQFLQKMQKEGTFTYVGRKDEPVSKFYSGDCGIITNSSGSLATIKKYAKFNFGTGMMPYDASVKGAPQNAIIGGASLWVLSGKDPAVYKGVAQFLAYLSSAPVAAKWHQDTGYLPITTAAYQLTQQQGFYEKNPGSDTAIKQMLNKPPLPYTKGLRLGNMPQIRTVIDEELEQVWADKKTPQQALDSSVSRGDELLRRFEKAGN
- the ugpA gene encoding sn-glycerol-3-phosphate ABC transporter permease UgpA, with the protein product MDKRSRFGTSLLPYLLVAPQLAITLLFFLWPAGEALWQSTQSQDAFGTSSEFVGLANFKQLFADPLYLSSFYTTLIFCALVTVSGLVISLLLAVCADRVTRGKKAYQTLLIWPYAVAPAIAAVLWSFLFNPSIGLVTYALAKYGIVWNHALNAGQAMFLVVLASVWQQVSYNFLFFYAGLQAIPRSLIEAAAIDGAGPVRRFFGIALPLLSPTSFFLLVINITYAFFDTFPVIDAATGGGPAQSTRTLIYKIFAEGFQGLDIGSSGAQSVVLMLIVVALTVVQFRFIERRVQYS